A window of Methanolobus sediminis contains these coding sequences:
- a CDS encoding DUF116 domain-containing protein, with amino-acid sequence MYKTIGILITVIFIISLLLAGIALAVSRISLNRHVWLAGFFAGVLDFFYMPLKYFFYKFSDPRILDKWMVSLKNISNRNSFKKSTKRMIIAPHCMRAMDCPASSKRTGIQCITCGKCVFSQLKKDAPKYGYDLYIVTGSSFVKHIIKEKDYDAALLIACDYELNKVMMGLKGKSIVTYGIPMLNDGCFKTKVDYDKVIETLNMLSS; translated from the coding sequence ATGTATAAGACAATCGGTATACTGATCACTGTAATTTTTATAATATCCCTCCTGCTTGCAGGTATTGCGCTGGCTGTGAGCCGCATAAGTCTCAACAGACACGTATGGCTTGCAGGATTCTTTGCGGGTGTACTGGACTTTTTCTATATGCCTCTGAAATATTTCTTCTACAAATTCTCAGACCCAAGAATACTCGATAAATGGATGGTCTCCCTGAAGAACATTTCAAATCGGAACAGTTTTAAAAAGTCAACAAAAAGAATGATAATAGCACCCCATTGCATGCGTGCCATGGATTGTCCTGCTTCTTCTAAAAGAACAGGAATTCAGTGTATTACTTGTGGTAAATGTGTTTTCAGTCAATTGAAAAAAGACGCTCCAAAATATGGGTATGATCTTTATATTGTCACAGGTTCATCCTTTGTGAAACATATTATCAAAGAAAAAGACTATGATGCAGCTTTGCTTATTGCCTGTGATTATGAACTTAATAAGGTAATGATGGGACTTAAAGGCAAAAGCATTGTAACATATGGCATTCCCATGCTTAATGATGGATGCTTTAAAACAAAAGTTGATTACGATAAAGTAATTGAAACACTTAATATGCTTTCAAGTTAA
- a CDS encoding DUF116 domain-containing protein, protein MPIPYELLGKVFIFVALATLVVLLIALLLGAYSFKKHKILFPNFVLFILYLFYGPSKWICRVFGIKDTLVDEILVEVRNAVMLDQFKEIKNGRVVFLPQCLRHPNCKARCDPLIGYECKLCGLCDIGTICQAAKTSNFEVYVIPGGSFVKKIIKAHRPESCIGVGCYPELAESMQGASPFMIVQGVPLLHDGCYNTKVDVDEVIRKMEECDV, encoded by the coding sequence ATGCCAATCCCTTATGAATTACTTGGAAAAGTCTTCATTTTTGTAGCTTTAGCTACGCTTGTTGTCTTGTTAATAGCACTACTTCTGGGTGCTTACAGTTTTAAGAAACATAAAATACTGTTTCCCAATTTTGTTCTGTTCATTCTCTATTTGTTCTACGGACCATCAAAATGGATATGCAGGGTATTTGGCATCAAGGACACACTTGTTGATGAGATTCTTGTAGAGGTGCGTAATGCTGTAATGCTTGACCAGTTCAAGGAAATAAAAAATGGCAGGGTTGTTTTCCTTCCTCAGTGTCTCAGGCATCCTAACTGTAAGGCACGCTGTGACCCTTTGATAGGCTACGAATGCAAGCTATGTGGTCTGTGTGATATTGGTACAATTTGTCAGGCAGCAAAGACCAGTAATTTCGAAGTATATGTTATTCCTGGAGGTAGTTTTGTTAAGAAGATCATCAAAGCTCACCGGCCGGAAAGCTGTATTGGTGTGGGATGCTATCCTGAGCTGGCCGAGTCCATGCAGGGTGCATCACCTTTTATGATTGTACAAGGAGTTCCACTATTGCATGATGGATGCTATAATACAAAAGTAGATGTGGATGAGGTCATTAGAAAGATGGAGGAATGTGATGTATAA
- a CDS encoding (Fe-S)-binding protein, with translation MAKREPSITTENFTAVQLMELDSCSRCGECVEWCPTYDASGQDPGLAPRDKILRWREYMNKSYGLSAKLFGPKQISEEEIEQFKNDVYGCTTCGMCATVCESAINTVELWESMRANLVKRGNGPFGKQGAFLKLIGEYKNPYMEDNKNRTNWFPEDIKVQDKAEILYFGGCTAELKQRKLALATTRLLNKLDIKFTMLGEDEICCGSALIRTGQYFINETAKVNAQKNIDNIKAKGAKIVLYACAGCFRASLIDWPRLTGKELPFKVMHITQYLQGLIEKGEIKWEKSIDKKVTYHDPCHLGRHVGVFEPPRAVLEAIPGIEFVEMERIEENQRCCGAGGGVKAGIPDLALGVASTRVEDALATNAELLSSACPFCKRNLSDGRDAIGAKELEVEDVVVLAAEAMGIDLSDAPE, from the coding sequence ATGGCAAAACGTGAACCATCCATTACAACTGAAAACTTTACAGCTGTCCAGCTTATGGAGCTTGATTCATGCAGTCGCTGTGGCGAATGTGTGGAATGGTGTCCAACATATGATGCATCCGGACAGGATCCGGGACTTGCACCAAGGGACAAGATCCTCAGATGGAGAGAATACATGAACAAGTCCTACGGACTTAGTGCAAAGCTCTTCGGTCCAAAGCAGATCTCTGAGGAAGAGATCGAGCAGTTCAAGAATGACGTATATGGCTGTACAACCTGCGGAATGTGCGCAACAGTCTGTGAATCTGCGATCAACACCGTAGAACTCTGGGAGTCCATGCGTGCAAATCTTGTAAAGCGTGGAAACGGTCCATTCGGTAAGCAGGGTGCTTTCCTTAAGCTCATTGGTGAGTACAAGAACCCTTACATGGAAGACAACAAGAACAGAACCAACTGGTTCCCTGAGGACATCAAGGTCCAGGACAAGGCAGAGATCCTTTACTTCGGTGGATGTACCGCAGAACTCAAGCAGAGGAAACTCGCTCTTGCGACAACACGTCTGCTTAACAAGCTTGACATTAAGTTCACAATGCTCGGTGAAGATGAGATCTGCTGTGGTTCAGCACTTATCAGGACAGGTCAGTACTTCATCAACGAAACTGCAAAGGTCAATGCTCAAAAGAACATCGACAACATCAAAGCAAAGGGTGCAAAGATCGTACTCTACGCATGTGCAGGATGTTTCAGGGCATCACTTATTGACTGGCCAAGACTTACCGGAAAGGAACTTCCATTTAAGGTAATGCACATTACACAGTATCTCCAGGGCCTTATCGAGAAGGGAGAGATCAAATGGGAGAAGTCCATTGACAAGAAGGTCACATACCACGACCCATGCCACCTTGGACGTCACGTTGGAGTATTCGAGCCACCAAGAGCTGTACTTGAAGCAATTCCAGGTATTGAGTTCGTTGAGATGGAAAGGATCGAAGAGAACCAGCGCTGCTGTGGAGCTGGCGGTGGAGTAAAGGCAGGTATTCCTGACCTAGCGCTCGGTGTTGCTTCAACCCGTGTTGAAGATGCACTTGCAACCAACGCAGAACTCCTTTCAAGTGCCTGTCCATTCTGTAAGAGGAACCTCAGTGACGGAAGGGACGCAATAGGCGCAAAGGAACTTGAAGTTGAGGACGTAGTAGTTCTTGCTGCAGAAGCAATGGGAATTGACCTCAGCGACGCACCAGAGTGA
- a CDS encoding respiratory nitrate reductase subunit gamma: protein MDYFAGVTDALRVTFVQMMLISFIAMGIFVVGMYINLKKWGMGSTGYGAAPSKSIMAFPKMLMYQMSEHAHVHNQSVLETFVLDILFQRRILRRSPLRWFMHFTIFVGWMTLFAMSGAMFAVEMIHLIGEKVGYAHSLPWFMIPETFRELLAVPNDIFSYILLIGIIIAIYRRLFVAKVREATIAYDSILLIGLTIITITGFIADGIRNGTIWSFGIEDTSLAPPMALFHVVISLLFCIAYIPFSKYIHVIAIPLALLANKGGE, encoded by the coding sequence ATGGATTATTTTGCCGGTGTAACCGATGCACTAAGGGTTACTTTTGTGCAGATGATGCTCATTTCCTTTATTGCCATGGGTATTTTTGTTGTAGGAATGTACATCAACTTAAAGAAATGGGGTATGGGCTCTACAGGATATGGCGCTGCTCCATCCAAGAGTATAATGGCATTCCCTAAAATGCTTATGTACCAGATGAGTGAGCATGCACACGTTCACAATCAGTCCGTTCTTGAAACATTTGTCCTTGACATCCTTTTCCAGAGAAGGATCCTGAGAAGAAGCCCTCTCAGATGGTTTATGCACTTCACTATTTTCGTTGGCTGGATGACTCTTTTTGCAATGTCCGGTGCAATGTTCGCTGTTGAAATGATACACCTCATAGGCGAGAAGGTAGGATATGCTCATTCACTTCCATGGTTCATGATCCCTGAGACATTCAGAGAGCTCCTTGCAGTGCCAAATGACATATTCAGTTACATACTGCTTATTGGTATCATCATCGCTATTTACAGAAGACTCTTTGTTGCAAAGGTAAGAGAAGCAACAATCGCATACGACTCTATTCTTCTTATCGGACTTACTATTATTACCATTACAGGATTCATTGCTGATGGTATCAGGAACGGAACAATTTGGTCATTCGGTATCGAGGACACATCACTTGCACCACCAATGGCACTTTTCCACGTGGTAATTTCACTTCTGTTCTGTATCGCATACATACCATTCAGTAAATATATCCATGTAATTGCGATACCACTCGCACTCCTTGCAAACAAGGGAGGAGAATAA
- a CDS encoding RNA methyltransferase has translation MDLRIVLVEPLYQGNVGSVTRAMKNFGFSDLVLVNPCKLSDEAKAMSSHARDLLENAKRVSTLDEAIEDCSIIIGTTGIAGSRFDLHLRVPGYSPKEIKERLSGLDGKVAVLFGREDNGFTREELKKCDMIMTIPTSEVYPVMNLSHAVAVVLYEFSDIKVAEAPLADARDMKILYEHLAELLDDIDYPEHKKEKTNLMLRRIFGRSCLLSREIHTLHGILRKIQRQYPDECEDDDADYEN, from the coding sequence ATGGATCTTAGAATAGTGCTCGTAGAACCACTGTACCAGGGAAATGTGGGTTCGGTTACAAGAGCAATGAAGAATTTTGGATTCTCTGACCTTGTACTCGTAAATCCCTGTAAATTGTCAGACGAAGCAAAAGCTATGTCATCCCATGCAAGGGACCTGCTGGAAAATGCAAAGAGAGTTTCAACCCTGGATGAAGCTATAGAGGACTGCAGTATTATAATAGGCACCACAGGAATTGCAGGGTCCAGATTTGATCTGCATCTCAGAGTTCCCGGTTATTCTCCGAAGGAGATAAAAGAGCGTCTCTCTGGTCTTGATGGAAAAGTGGCAGTGCTTTTTGGAAGAGAGGACAACGGCTTCACAAGAGAAGAACTTAAAAAATGTGATATGATAATGACAATTCCAACATCGGAAGTCTATCCTGTCATGAACCTTTCACATGCTGTTGCAGTTGTTCTCTATGAGTTCAGCGATATTAAAGTGGCAGAAGCACCTCTGGCAGATGCAAGGGACATGAAAATACTTTATGAACACCTGGCTGAGCTTCTTGATGATATAGACTACCCAGAGCACAAAAAAGAAAAAACGAACCTGATGCTCAGGAGAATATTCGGAAGATCCTGCCTGCTCTCAAGAGAGATACACACATTACATGGTATTCTCAGAAAGATACAGAGACAGTACCCCGATGAATGTGAAGATGATGACGCCGATTATGAAAATTAG
- a CDS encoding minichromosome maintenance protein MCM: MTEGKWDEKFVVFLKKYYWDSILQLANNYPDQRSLEVDFYDLDVFDREIANELLFNPDEVLPSANNALQQIDLPVEKKLIDAKVRFVKIPNKIPNRDLRSKHLLQFIAIEGMIRKATEVRPKVLNAAFQCMRCEHVTMVPQNEIKFVEPVECENETCGRKGPFKILVNQSVFVDAQKLQIQESPENLKGGTQPQSLDVDIEDDLAGLVKPGDRVIINGVLRSHQRTTREGKSPFYDLVLHANSIEYTDLEFDELEITPEEEEEILALSRDPEIYHKVIGSIAPSIYGYDDVKEALSLQLFSGVAKHLPDGSRVRGDIHMLFMGDPGVAKSQLLRYMVKLSPRGVFASGKSASSSGLTAAAVRDDLGDGRWTLEAGALVMADMGIAAVDEMDKMSTEDKSALHEAMEQQTISVAKAGILATLKSRCALLGAANPKYGRFDRYEGIAQQINMPPALISRFDMIFVLLDTPNEDMDSKIAKHILKSHYAGELSEQRKNLPSSTITQEQVDDHMEIIKPVIDPDFLRKYIAYSRRNIFPVMEDEARDHLVKFYMDLRRMGDGKDAPVPVTARQLEALVRLAEASARLRLSNVATMDDAKRTTRIVYSCLRQVGVDPDTGAFDVDVIASGTSKSQRDRIKTIKEIIKSVGEKHPGGKAPLEEVYAEAQNQNIDRQHAEDLISRMRRSGDLIKPDKEHVKVV, encoded by the coding sequence ATGACTGAAGGTAAGTGGGACGAAAAATTCGTAGTTTTCCTGAAAAAATACTATTGGGATAGCATTCTTCAACTGGCTAATAACTATCCCGACCAGCGTAGTCTGGAAGTGGACTTCTACGATCTTGATGTTTTTGACAGGGAAATAGCAAACGAGCTTCTTTTTAATCCTGATGAGGTACTGCCAAGTGCGAACAACGCACTTCAGCAGATCGATCTTCCGGTAGAGAAAAAACTTATTGACGCTAAAGTGCGCTTTGTTAAGATCCCTAACAAGATACCAAACAGGGATCTGAGAAGTAAGCACCTTTTACAATTCATTGCAATCGAAGGAATGATACGTAAAGCAACAGAAGTACGTCCAAAGGTGCTAAATGCTGCTTTCCAGTGTATGCGTTGTGAACATGTGACAATGGTCCCACAGAATGAGATAAAATTCGTTGAACCTGTTGAATGCGAGAACGAGACATGTGGTCGAAAAGGACCATTTAAGATACTTGTCAACCAGTCAGTTTTTGTCGATGCCCAGAAACTTCAGATACAGGAATCACCTGAGAACCTGAAAGGTGGTACTCAGCCACAGAGTCTTGATGTTGATATAGAAGATGACCTTGCAGGTCTTGTAAAACCAGGTGACCGTGTTATAATTAATGGGGTTCTTCGCTCCCACCAGAGAACCACGAGAGAAGGAAAATCTCCTTTCTATGACCTTGTACTGCATGCAAACTCAATTGAATACACTGACCTTGAGTTCGATGAGCTTGAAATAACACCGGAAGAAGAAGAAGAAATACTTGCCCTGAGCCGCGATCCGGAGATATACCATAAAGTCATCGGCTCGATTGCCCCTTCCATTTACGGTTATGACGATGTGAAAGAAGCACTGTCACTTCAGTTATTCTCAGGTGTTGCAAAACACCTTCCTGACGGATCAAGAGTACGTGGTGATATTCACATGCTCTTTATGGGAGATCCGGGTGTAGCTAAAAGTCAGTTGTTAAGATACATGGTAAAACTCTCACCCCGTGGTGTTTTTGCATCCGGTAAAAGTGCATCATCAAGCGGTCTTACCGCTGCGGCTGTACGTGATGATCTTGGAGACGGACGCTGGACACTGGAAGCCGGTGCACTCGTAATGGCAGACATGGGAATTGCGGCAGTGGACGAAATGGATAAGATGAGCACTGAAGATAAGAGTGCACTCCACGAAGCAATGGAACAGCAGACAATCAGTGTTGCAAAGGCCGGTATCCTCGCCACGTTGAAATCCCGTTGTGCCCTGCTTGGTGCAGCTAACCCTAAATACGGCCGTTTTGACAGGTACGAAGGTATTGCACAGCAAATCAACATGCCACCTGCTCTCATTTCAAGGTTTGACATGATATTTGTCCTTCTGGATACACCTAATGAGGATATGGACTCAAAGATAGCAAAGCACATTCTCAAATCACACTATGCAGGTGAACTTTCAGAACAGCGTAAGAATCTGCCTTCCAGTACTATAACCCAGGAACAGGTCGATGATCACATGGAGATAATCAAGCCTGTGATAGACCCTGATTTCCTTCGAAAATACATTGCATATTCAAGGAGAAACATTTTCCCTGTAATGGAAGATGAAGCCCGTGACCATCTTGTGAAATTCTATATGGATTTGCGAAGGATGGGAGACGGAAAGGATGCACCTGTCCCTGTAACAGCACGTCAGCTTGAAGCACTTGTAAGGCTTGCAGAAGCCAGTGCACGTCTGAGACTCAGTAATGTTGCAACCATGGATGATGCAAAAAGAACAACAAGAATTGTATATTCATGCCTCAGGCAGGTTGGTGTAGATCCGGATACAGGAGCATTCGATGTGGATGTAATCGCCTCCGGTACAAGCAAGAGCCAGAGGGACAGGATCAAGACTATCAAAGAAATCATAAAGTCAGTCGGAGAGAAGCATCCCGGTGGGAAAGCCCCGCTTGAAGAGGTCTATGCAGAAGCCCAGAACCAGAATATAGACAGGCAGCACGCTGAAGATCTTATTTCACGCATGAGACGCTCCGGCGATCTTATAAAACCCGACAAGGAACATGTAAAAGTAGTTTAG
- a CDS encoding DUF424 domain-containing protein — translation MYLKIHKSGDSTIVALCDRELIGKTLKDGNIKVTITEEFYKGELISREEAIEIISKAGNINIFGEKAVSCAIECGIVDKDNVKIINEVAHAQIFRI, via the coding sequence ATGTATCTGAAGATCCATAAATCAGGCGATAGTACAATTGTTGCTCTGTGTGACAGAGAACTTATTGGAAAGACACTTAAAGATGGTAACATAAAGGTTACTATAACTGAAGAATTCTACAAAGGAGAGCTCATATCCAGAGAAGAGGCAATTGAGATCATTTCAAAAGCCGGCAATATCAATATATTTGGAGAAAAAGCAGTTTCCTGTGCCATTGAATGTGGGATTGTAGATAAAGATAATGTAAAGATCATTAATGAAGTAGCACATGCCCAGATATTTCGGATATAA
- a CDS encoding coiled-coil protein — MSDIDISSMSEKDLKNKVNDLRTQIGHFDRELKGIYRELKLHHTNSDDLKKERDKLNAQVRELVGKARDAKSRRDEINAKISSLKASRNEVNEKSRMFSDNISEFKTKRDELNKMSKGSVETLSKAYAADLELFLNADIPLKHEIDLFGRLLDLKERLGAAFDANAMHEKLMETYAESKGVFESREDFGSEIGKLAEESQKYHLEMIELYNQADELRKAADTAHSQISEKYAVTAPIREKIDPLKQKIAALREELDVYLSKLNDIQVEKDDKKQEEHLVVAKEKLEKSGRLSLEDLKVLMEKGDLKF; from the coding sequence ATGAGCGATATAGACATTTCATCAATGAGTGAAAAAGACCTCAAAAACAAGGTTAACGACCTTCGTACCCAGATTGGCCATTTTGACCGTGAACTTAAAGGTATTTACCGCGAACTCAAACTTCACCACACAAACAGCGATGATCTGAAGAAGGAAAGAGACAAGCTGAACGCCCAGGTAAGGGAGCTGGTTGGAAAAGCACGTGATGCAAAGTCCAGAAGAGATGAGATAAATGCAAAGATATCTTCACTGAAAGCGTCACGTAATGAGGTCAACGAAAAGAGCCGTATGTTCTCTGATAACATCAGCGAGTTCAAAACAAAGAGGGACGAACTAAACAAGATGTCCAAAGGAAGTGTGGAAACACTATCCAAAGCCTATGCTGCCGATCTTGAACTTTTCCTTAACGCAGACATTCCTTTAAAGCACGAGATAGACCTTTTCGGAAGACTTCTTGATCTGAAAGAACGTCTTGGAGCAGCTTTTGATGCAAATGCAATGCATGAGAAGCTTATGGAAACCTATGCAGAATCCAAGGGAGTGTTCGAATCCAGAGAGGATTTTGGCAGTGAGATCGGCAAGCTCGCTGAAGAATCACAGAAATATCACCTTGAGATGATAGAGCTTTACAACCAGGCAGATGAACTGAGAAAAGCAGCCGACACAGCTCACTCACAGATATCCGAGAAATATGCAGTTACTGCTCCTATCAGGGAAAAGATTGACCCACTCAAACAGAAGATAGCAGCCCTCAGAGAGGAACTCGATGTTTATCTTAGCAAACTCAATGATATTCAGGTTGAAAAGGATGACAAGAAACAGGAAGAACATCTTGTTGTTGCAAAAGAGAAACTTGAAAAGAGCGGTCGTCTGAGTCTTGAAGACCTGAAAGTGCTCATGGAAAAGGGAGATCTTAAGTTCTGA